From a single Leptospira ellinghausenii genomic region:
- the hemB gene encoding porphobilinogen synthase — translation MKTKTLRLRSNQYLRHLSESGSLNVNKMIQPLFLVEGIDEKEPIKGLPDVYRDTNKTIYNQIESDLKSGVSQFLLFMVPSEKSDTSFSKDFYQSNISQIKKTFPEMFLWLDTCICSVTTTGHCCHFHPKGTINLELTLKRLSELALIYADSGADGIAPSDMMDGRVLSHRKILDENNHTHVPIMSYSTKFKSHFYGPFRGAADSSPQFGDRSGYQLDVRDKDTAIHTSVRDKEEGADLLMVKPGMTSIDLIGPIKEKTGLPTGAYQVSGEYASLVYLAKEGFLDFEDGLKETWDVFRRAGSSFLITYGARISKRLYS, via the coding sequence ATGAAAACAAAAACCCTTCGACTTCGTTCCAACCAATACTTACGCCATTTGAGTGAATCAGGTTCACTTAACGTAAATAAAATGATCCAACCATTGTTTTTAGTAGAAGGTATCGATGAAAAAGAACCAATCAAAGGTTTACCAGATGTTTATCGCGATACAAACAAAACAATATACAATCAGATTGAATCGGATTTAAAATCTGGGGTTTCACAATTTTTACTCTTTATGGTACCTAGTGAAAAGTCAGACACAAGTTTCTCGAAGGACTTTTACCAATCCAATATTAGCCAAATTAAAAAAACTTTCCCTGAGATGTTTTTGTGGTTAGACACATGCATTTGTTCTGTTACGACAACAGGTCATTGTTGTCACTTTCATCCCAAAGGGACAATCAATTTAGAATTAACATTAAAACGATTGTCTGAACTTGCTCTTATCTACGCAGATTCTGGTGCTGATGGAATTGCACCAAGTGATATGATGGATGGGCGTGTATTGTCACATCGAAAAATTTTAGATGAAAACAACCATACTCATGTTCCGATTATGAGTTATTCCACGAAATTTAAAAGTCACTTTTACGGCCCCTTCCGAGGAGCAGCAGACTCCTCACCACAGTTTGGTGATCGTAGTGGATACCAACTAGACGTTAGAGATAAAGATACTGCCATTCATACTTCGGTTCGTGACAAAGAAGAAGGTGCTGATTTACTGATGGTTAAACCAGGAATGACTTCTATCGACTTAATTGGTCCCATCAAAGAAAAAACAGGGCTTCCCACTGGTGCCTACCAAGTGAGTGGTGAATATGCAAGTTTAGTATACTTAGCCAAAGAAGGTTTTTTAGATTTTGAAGATGGTTTAAAAGAAACTTGGGATGTATTTCGTAGAGCTGGTTCTTCTTTTTTAATCACATACGGTGCAAGGATATCAAAAAGGTTATATTCATGA
- a CDS encoding hydroxymethylbilane synthase, translated as MSETIKIGGRSSLLSRIQIHTVKQALQEKNKEINFETVFRESSGDKDLTTPLWQFAGQGIFTKDLQEDLLNHKLDIVIHSFKDMDLKERNDTTLIPILSREDVRDVLLFKKTKWINLPNEITILTSSPRREYHIKEFLKNYFPTPINNFEINIESVRGNIQTRLRKYLDHESGGILVAKAALDRILNFQDHENVLPELKEIKQLIRETLNLSLFMVLPSSIFPSAPAQGALCAEIRKEDKHLKSLLTQIVDPETELTANEEREILSKYGGGCHQKIGVTVLKRDYGKVTFVRGITEQGEILHTKELSDSPNFSFSKEEVWPPNAKMAARQRERLTYSIPKDVDVFVSRGYAFPLDLSVNPSNQILWSAGLSTWKDLALRGFWVNGTCDGLGESEPPEIDSILGRKPKFVKLTHMDSDKHSSVYPVIPTYFVSAPEIPIPFDTSKIKAAYWRSGSEFDIVTKRFPELLNVIHFVGPGSTFRKIKHALGEEGSKNKIFVSLSFESWAEKYIKQ; from the coding sequence TTGTCTGAAACAATCAAAATAGGAGGTAGGTCCTCCCTACTATCTCGCATTCAAATCCACACTGTCAAACAAGCGTTACAAGAGAAAAACAAAGAGATAAACTTCGAAACTGTGTTTCGAGAATCATCTGGAGATAAGGATTTAACAACTCCACTTTGGCAATTTGCTGGCCAAGGAATTTTTACAAAAGACCTACAAGAAGACTTACTCAATCATAAATTGGACATTGTGATCCACTCTTTTAAAGATATGGATCTAAAAGAAAGAAACGACACAACACTAATTCCCATTTTAAGTCGTGAAGATGTACGTGATGTTTTATTATTCAAAAAAACAAAATGGATCAATTTGCCAAATGAGATCACAATTCTCACATCCTCACCAAGACGTGAATACCATATCAAAGAATTTCTTAAGAATTATTTCCCAACACCTATCAATAATTTTGAAATCAATATTGAATCTGTTCGAGGGAATATCCAAACTCGGCTTCGTAAATATTTAGATCATGAGTCTGGTGGTATTTTGGTAGCAAAAGCTGCTTTGGATAGAATCCTAAATTTCCAAGACCATGAAAATGTATTACCCGAACTAAAAGAAATTAAACAACTCATAAGAGAAACATTAAATCTTTCTTTATTTATGGTTTTACCTTCTTCTATTTTTCCCAGTGCTCCCGCACAGGGTGCGTTATGTGCAGAAATCCGAAAAGAAGACAAACACCTTAAATCATTATTAACACAAATCGTTGATCCTGAAACCGAACTCACTGCGAACGAAGAAAGAGAAATTTTGTCGAAGTATGGTGGAGGTTGCCACCAAAAGATTGGAGTCACAGTTTTAAAAAGGGATTATGGAAAAGTCACATTTGTTAGAGGAATCACCGAACAAGGTGAAATCCTACATACGAAGGAACTATCAGATAGTCCCAACTTTTCATTTTCTAAAGAGGAAGTTTGGCCACCTAACGCAAAAATGGCTGCAAGGCAGAGGGAACGGCTTACATATAGCATTCCAAAAGATGTAGATGTATTTGTATCCAGAGGGTATGCGTTTCCATTGGATTTATCCGTAAATCCAAGTAACCAAATCTTATGGTCTGCTGGACTTTCCACTTGGAAAGACCTTGCTCTTCGTGGATTTTGGGTGAATGGAACTTGTGATGGACTCGGTGAAAGTGAACCACCCGAAATTGATTCAATCTTAGGAAGAAAACCTAAATTTGTAAAACTGACACATATGGATTCAGACAAACATTCTAGTGTTTATCCTGTGATTCCTACCTACTTTGTTTCCGCACCAGAAATACCAATCCCTTTTGATACATCCAAAATCAAAGCCGCTTATTGGAGAAGTGGTTCTGAATTTGACATCGTTACCAAACGATTCCCAGAACTACTGAATGTAATCCATTTTGTTGGTCCTGGTAGTACATTCAGAAAAATTAAACATGCGCTAGGTGAAGAAGGTTCTAAAAACAAAATTTTTGTTTCCTTATCTTTTGAATCTTGGGCTGAGAAGTACATCAAACAATGA
- a CDS encoding glutamyl-tRNA reductase produces MWSNLILLHSTDPISKPLDDSHLEVWKTCQRTLVFTDNRIFPMEGNERFFEGWEVYHGYDAYRFLLEVVSGLRSKLFGESEIQAQFRDRFREENTNGSNFGTSLLRLRDQILEHTKQIRSKYLVGIGRQTYGSVTESYLHNHKEVTLLGTGKLVDSILPYLVSKQKVVRLVGRNHTRLEELSALYPITTHHWEDYKPSHEAIIIASSFLPFNWEDMIRSSSIILDFRENKDENKNYDHYIPLSQILNDLHETDEQIQTVKMDLQYYLTELTREREEEQLHIMNGWEDLLV; encoded by the coding sequence ATGTGGTCAAACCTGATTCTACTCCATTCGACTGATCCCATCTCTAAGCCTTTAGACGATTCTCATCTAGAGGTTTGGAAAACTTGTCAAAGGACACTTGTCTTCACTGACAATCGGATTTTTCCCATGGAAGGAAATGAACGTTTTTTTGAGGGTTGGGAAGTTTACCACGGATATGATGCCTATCGATTTTTACTCGAAGTGGTCTCGGGTTTACGATCCAAGTTATTTGGAGAATCAGAAATCCAAGCACAGTTTCGGGATCGTTTCCGTGAGGAAAATACAAACGGTTCCAATTTTGGAACGTCACTGCTCCGCCTCAGAGACCAAATTTTAGAACATACCAAACAAATTCGGTCCAAGTATCTTGTTGGCATTGGCAGACAAACCTATGGAAGTGTTACAGAATCCTATCTACATAACCACAAGGAAGTCACCCTGCTTGGCACAGGTAAACTCGTAGATTCGATTTTGCCTTATCTTGTATCCAAACAAAAAGTAGTTCGTTTGGTTGGTCGGAACCATACCCGACTCGAAGAACTGAGTGCCCTTTACCCAATCACCACTCACCATTGGGAAGATTATAAACCAAGTCATGAAGCAATCATCATTGCCTCTAGTTTTTTGCCATTTAACTGGGAAGACATGATACGATCATCATCTATCATTTTAGATTTTAGAGAAAATAAAGATGAAAACAAAAATTATGATCACTACATACCACTTTCACAAATCCTAAATGACTTACACGAAACCGACGAACAAATCCAAACAGTCAAAATGGATTTACAATACTATCTCACGGAACTCACAAGAGAACGGGAGGAAGAACAACTTCATATTATGAATGGATGGGAAGATTTACTTGTCTGA
- the msrB gene encoding peptide-methionine (R)-S-oxide reductase MsrB produces MENQNWKEVLTPLQYQVTREKGTERPFTGEYYAHKEKGTYLCVCCGEALFSSESKYDSGSGWPSYYEPVRKDVIATETDKTHGMVRTEIMCQNCGAHLGHVFPDGPKPTGLRYCVNSASLKFQKKETE; encoded by the coding sequence ATGGAAAATCAAAATTGGAAAGAGGTTCTCACTCCACTACAGTACCAAGTGACCAGAGAGAAGGGCACCGAACGGCCGTTCACTGGTGAATACTATGCTCACAAAGAAAAAGGTACGTATTTATGTGTGTGTTGTGGAGAGGCTTTGTTTTCTTCAGAATCAAAATATGATTCAGGAAGTGGATGGCCGAGTTATTATGAGCCAGTGCGAAAAGATGTGATCGCAACCGAAACTGACAAAACCCATGGTATGGTTCGAACTGAAATCATGTGCCAAAATTGTGGAGCACACTTAGGACATGTATTTCCAGACGGGCCAAAACCAACAGGTCTTCGTTATTGTGTGAATTCTGCTTCCTTAAAATTTCAAAAAAAGGAAACGGAATGA
- a CDS encoding LEPBI_I1174 family sigma 54-regulated protein produces the protein MKFYHFALFFIISIGLWAEPQLDQSVEEILVHTRLSRIPMVIAELEERSAKKMESGDFLSARDDLKKAILLKQSIGMKDTEGNAHLLFQMAKLETKLGHSCEALHYSSLANQIVKRVGIRSDSYTLAQWNGKEVSPRKWETCQEVSWLQE, from the coding sequence ATGAAGTTTTATCATTTCGCTCTCTTTTTCATCATTTCCATTGGTTTGTGGGCAGAACCTCAGTTGGACCAATCTGTGGAAGAAATCTTAGTCCACACTCGCCTGTCTCGAATCCCTATGGTCATTGCTGAATTGGAAGAACGGTCGGCAAAAAAAATGGAATCAGGAGACTTCTTATCCGCACGAGATGATCTCAAAAAAGCAATTTTACTCAAACAATCGATTGGGATGAAAGACACTGAAGGAAACGCACATTTACTTTTCCAAATGGCAAAATTAGAAACGAAACTTGGACATAGTTGTGAGGCACTTCATTATTCTTCCCTTGCCAACCAAATTGTGAAACGAGTCGGAATCCGCTCGGATTCCTATACATTAGCACAATGGAATGGAAAGGAAGTGAGTCCAAGGAAATGGGAAACTTGCCAAGAAGTATCTTGGTTACAAGAATAA
- a CDS encoding LBF_1134 family protein encodes MKRIPRTLIFCLLFCACAGGNIKIKIKPDLSGDLVIYQKKITKKQKGSFLGSGLTDTGEVTITLKERSYQFGNYTQMLPPGFRFVTFVEDQIPEIQLGIDTSQNSPLLSSLEIVREDINSILSEAKLRDDLLRFNTLVEFIQFEVHFPFPIKKVKFLDPRTAGEWTVRLDSSDKMIVNIPLHSVWAGEHALTIVQIYPE; translated from the coding sequence ATGAAACGGATACCACGAACCTTGATATTCTGCCTATTGTTTTGTGCCTGCGCAGGAGGGAATATCAAAATAAAGATTAAACCCGACCTTTCGGGAGATCTCGTCATTTATCAAAAAAAAATCACAAAGAAACAAAAGGGAAGTTTTTTAGGTTCTGGACTAACTGATACGGGAGAGGTCACTATCACTCTCAAAGAAAGGTCTTATCAGTTTGGAAATTATACCCAAATGTTACCTCCAGGATTTCGTTTTGTTACGTTTGTGGAAGACCAAATACCTGAGATCCAACTTGGCATCGATACAAGCCAAAACTCTCCACTGCTTTCTTCTCTTGAAATCGTTCGAGAAGACATCAATTCGATTTTATCAGAAGCCAAGTTAAGAGATGATTTACTTCGTTTTAATACCCTTGTGGAGTTCATTCAATTTGAAGTTCACTTCCCATTTCCAATCAAAAAAGTAAAATTTTTAGATCCTAGAACCGCAGGCGAATGGACAGTACGCCTGGATAGCAGTGATAAAATGATTGTAAACATTCCCTTACATTCTGTTTGGGCAGGCGAGCACGCGTTAACAATTGTTCAAATTTATCCAGAATGA
- a CDS encoding precorrin-2 dehydrogenase/sirohydrochlorin ferrochelatase family protein, with translation MSVKKYPIFLNLEGRNILIVGGGNACLEKLLGLEHTGANIHIISLDFMDEVKVFLEKYPNIKTETRAVTEEDLNDRDIIFLATSDPNTNKKFRTIAKEKGIWVNSVDDPKNCDFYSSSTIQIGPIQFAISTDGMFAGVSSSLRKLFEETIPDEDHELLETLFAMRRNLKEILPEKEQRRIVLKEIIQKLNSEYFHKP, from the coding sequence ATGAGTGTTAAAAAATACCCAATCTTTCTAAACTTAGAAGGTAGGAATATTTTAATTGTAGGTGGTGGGAATGCTTGCCTGGAAAAATTATTAGGGCTCGAACATACAGGTGCCAATATCCATATCATCTCTTTGGATTTCATGGATGAAGTAAAAGTTTTCTTAGAAAAATACCCTAATATCAAAACAGAAACCAGAGCCGTCACTGAAGAAGATTTAAACGATAGGGATATTATTTTTTTAGCCACCAGTGATCCCAACACAAACAAAAAATTCAGAACCATCGCCAAAGAGAAAGGCATTTGGGTGAATTCAGTGGATGATCCTAAAAACTGCGATTTTTATTCTTCTTCCACAATCCAAATTGGACCAATTCAATTTGCGATTTCCACCGACGGAATGTTTGCTGGTGTTTCATCCAGTTTACGTAAACTATTTGAAGAAACCATCCCAGACGAAGATCATGAGTTATTAGAAACTCTTTTTGCCATGAGACGGAATCTCAAAGAAATTCTGCCAGAAAAAGAACAACGTAGAATCGTATTAAAAGAAATCATCCAAAAATTAAATTCCGAATATTTCCACAAACCATAA
- the cobA gene encoding uroporphyrinogen-III C-methyltransferase, whose product MSSNKTEQGFVSFVSGGPGPVDLLTLRGKSRIESADVILYDALLDPSFLEIFPESSQILYVGKRAKEHYRTQDEINSLLVHYANQGKRVVRLKGGDASIFGRLSEEIQTLETNGIPFEVIPGVSSVTTGASDLGISLTVRGLSRQIIILDGHTILEEERSWMGMENFPGTIVILMGSQKTKELAERLIRKGVSPSTPIALLENAGSTRATYTVSTLDKTQKEGLEKKTKGPGILYVGEVVRPLLLGEKKQLESISFFPFISEPME is encoded by the coding sequence ATGTCCTCCAATAAGACAGAACAAGGATTTGTGAGTTTTGTGAGTGGTGGTCCAGGCCCCGTTGACCTCCTTACCCTTCGTGGAAAATCTCGGATCGAATCCGCCGATGTGATCTTGTACGATGCCCTCCTCGATCCTAGCTTTTTAGAGATTTTCCCTGAGTCCTCCCAAATCCTCTATGTGGGCAAACGTGCCAAAGAACATTACCGCACCCAGGACGAAATCAACTCCCTTCTTGTTCATTATGCAAACCAAGGCAAACGGGTGGTCCGTTTGAAAGGGGGAGATGCTTCCATCTTTGGAAGGTTGTCAGAAGAAATCCAAACACTGGAAACAAATGGAATCCCGTTCGAAGTCATCCCAGGAGTGAGTTCAGTGACAACGGGAGCATCCGACCTTGGAATCTCACTGACAGTGAGAGGATTATCACGCCAAATCATCATCCTTGATGGGCATACCATTTTAGAAGAGGAACGGAGTTGGATGGGAATGGAAAATTTCCCAGGTACCATAGTCATCTTAATGGGAAGCCAAAAAACAAAAGAGTTAGCTGAGCGACTCATCCGAAAAGGGGTAAGTCCGTCGACACCCATTGCACTTTTGGAAAATGCAGGTAGTACTCGTGCAACTTATACAGTCTCCACTCTCGACAAAACCCAAAAGGAAGGATTGGAGAAAAAAACAAAGGGACCAGGTATTTTATACGTTGGTGAAGTAGTTCGTCCACTTTTGTTAGGTGAAAAAAAACAGTTGGAAAGTATTTCTTTTTTTCCATTTATCTCGGAACCAATGGAATGA
- a CDS encoding diflavin oxidoreductase has protein sequence MLSDEKRNRFLQLLKESTKDEWVWMSGYLSALTQASIGGSVDVSLTPPVSISSNDPSHGNLKAAPIQCSVVYGTETGNSKKLGTELVKKLKELGVQAKLKSTDTYKAKDLKEEEYLFVIVSTHGDGEPPQAAKPFIQILSDAKDKLAKVKFAVLGLGDTSYPLFCQTGIDVDSMLEKLGAERIHDLGKCDVDFDLVAKPWMSELITKLNTISKTATTQVSKQTQSATTKGNTGGKVVYEGTVVTNLVLNDVGASKSTRHIEIKSSVPIDYLPGDSAGFLAYNREEEVDRVLGLLQTDKETRVTYKGETWMLYDLLRKKVSIRFLPDRVLQKYAALSKKEIPSGKLDLDVLLTLYPSDSKLEVQNLVDILEPIVPRYYSIASSPSAHGEEEVHLTVAEVEIETFTGIKSGFCSGFLASLKEGDTVPFFIQRNNSFRLPNPDTDIIMIGPGTGIAPFRSFLFEREQSAGNGKNWLFFGERNFVSDFYYQTELLELMDTGVLHKLNTAFSRDTKQKVYVQDRMGENAQELLKWIENGAIIYLCGSKDPMSKDVDKKLIEILSERTFDTGKDASDYLKELEESGRYIKDVY, from the coding sequence ATGTTATCCGATGAGAAACGCAATCGATTTTTACAGTTATTAAAAGAATCCACAAAGGATGAATGGGTCTGGATGTCGGGTTATCTGTCGGCACTGACACAAGCAAGCATTGGGGGCAGTGTGGATGTTTCTCTAACCCCACCTGTCAGTATCTCATCCAATGATCCTTCTCATGGGAATTTAAAAGCCGCACCAATTCAATGTAGTGTTGTGTATGGAACGGAAACAGGGAATTCTAAAAAACTGGGAACGGAACTTGTTAAAAAATTAAAAGAACTAGGTGTCCAAGCCAAATTAAAAAGTACAGACACTTACAAAGCAAAAGACCTGAAAGAGGAAGAATACTTATTTGTGATTGTTTCCACTCATGGAGATGGAGAACCACCTCAGGCTGCAAAACCTTTTATCCAAATTCTTTCAGATGCAAAAGACAAATTAGCGAAAGTAAAATTCGCAGTACTTGGATTAGGTGATACTAGTTATCCACTTTTTTGCCAAACAGGAATCGATGTGGATTCAATGTTAGAAAAATTAGGTGCCGAACGAATTCATGATTTAGGGAAATGTGATGTAGATTTTGATTTGGTTGCAAAACCTTGGATGTCAGAACTCATCACAAAACTCAATACAATTTCGAAAACTGCAACCACTCAAGTTTCAAAACAGACACAATCTGCCACAACTAAAGGGAACACTGGTGGCAAAGTTGTATATGAGGGAACTGTTGTCACAAACTTAGTGTTAAACGACGTTGGAGCTTCAAAATCAACTAGACATATTGAGATTAAATCTTCGGTACCTATCGACTACTTACCTGGGGACAGTGCTGGGTTTTTGGCTTATAACCGTGAAGAAGAAGTAGATCGAGTCCTCGGATTACTACAAACAGATAAAGAAACAAGAGTCACTTATAAAGGTGAAACTTGGATGTTATATGATTTACTTCGCAAAAAAGTATCCATTCGTTTTTTACCAGACCGAGTGTTACAGAAATATGCTGCACTTTCCAAAAAGGAAATTCCATCTGGTAAATTGGATTTAGATGTTTTATTAACACTTTATCCTTCTGATTCAAAATTAGAAGTCCAGAACTTGGTTGATATTTTGGAACCAATTGTCCCAAGATATTATTCCATTGCATCAAGTCCTTCTGCTCATGGGGAAGAAGAAGTGCACTTAACGGTAGCAGAAGTTGAAATTGAAACCTTTACAGGTATCAAATCTGGTTTTTGTTCTGGTTTTTTAGCATCATTAAAAGAAGGGGATACAGTTCCTTTTTTTATCCAAAGAAACAATTCTTTCCGATTACCAAACCCCGATACAGACATCATCATGATTGGACCGGGAACAGGGATTGCACCTTTTCGCAGTTTTTTATTCGAAAGAGAACAATCAGCAGGGAATGGAAAAAATTGGTTATTCTTTGGTGAAAGAAATTTTGTTTCAGATTTTTACTACCAAACAGAACTTTTGGAACTTATGGACACAGGTGTATTACATAAATTGAATACAGCTTTTTCCCGTGATACCAAACAAAAGGTATATGTCCAAGATCGAATGGGAGAAAATGCACAGGAATTACTCAAATGGATTGAGAATGGTGCCATCATTTATCTCTGTGGATCCAAAGATCCTATGAGTAAAGATGTAGATAAAAAATTAATTGAAATTTTATCGGAAAGAACTTTTGACACTGGTAAAGACGCTTCCGATTATTTAAAAGAACTAGAAGAATCTGGACGTTATATCAAGGACGTTTACTGA
- a CDS encoding NADPH-dependent assimilatory sulfite reductase hemoprotein subunit — protein MAESKKETQAEKVKRVSRGLRGTLAESLKDEHTGSLRSDDQLLLKFHGMYQQDDRDRRDERALKKLERLYSFMIRLRIPGGMIGPVHWEALHNVAGENSTGTIKITTRQTVQLHGILKSKIKPTIKAFDSVFLDSIAACGDVNRNVTCTSNPAASPLHKEVFGYAGEISRSLLPKTRAYYEIWLDENLLAEKEEPEDPLYKDVYLPRKFKIAIAIPPFNDVDLFTNDIGLIAIIENGQLLGFNVSVGGGLGTTHGNPDTYPRVGTVFGFIPKKDILKVVYEIVTVQRDFGNREDRKLSRLKYTLDRLGVEFYKREVEKRAGISFEPTKDFQFTQRSDDFGWKQDAAGNWHYTVFVENGRVCDEHGYNLKTALLEVSKTRRATFRFTCNQNLILSDIFPKDKDLIESILVKFGVHRKTTEVSPIRKNSIACVALNTCSLALAEAQRYLPSLIDKMEPILSKHGLADEPISIRMTGCPNGCARPYISEIGLVGTSYGKYNLHLGADAEGYRLNQKYKEDLDESAILQELDGLFGKFSKERNGKESFGDFINRSGILKRV, from the coding sequence ATGGCTGAATCAAAAAAAGAAACACAAGCAGAAAAAGTAAAACGGGTGAGCCGTGGCCTCCGAGGCACACTTGCCGAAAGTTTGAAAGACGAACATACTGGTTCTTTACGTTCCGATGACCAATTATTATTAAAATTCCATGGTATGTACCAACAAGATGATCGAGACAGAAGGGACGAACGAGCGTTAAAGAAATTAGAACGTTTGTATTCTTTTATGATTCGATTACGTATTCCTGGTGGTATGATAGGGCCTGTACATTGGGAAGCACTTCATAATGTTGCTGGAGAAAATTCCACAGGAACTATCAAAATCACAACAAGACAAACTGTTCAATTACATGGAATTTTAAAATCCAAAATCAAACCAACGATCAAAGCATTTGATTCAGTATTTTTGGATTCAATTGCAGCTTGTGGTGACGTAAACCGTAATGTCACCTGTACATCAAATCCTGCTGCAAGTCCACTCCACAAAGAAGTGTTTGGTTATGCAGGTGAAATTAGCCGTTCCTTATTACCCAAAACGAGAGCCTACTATGAAATCTGGTTGGATGAAAATCTTTTAGCAGAAAAAGAAGAACCTGAAGATCCATTGTACAAAGATGTTTATCTTCCTCGAAAATTTAAAATCGCAATTGCAATCCCACCATTCAATGATGTGGATCTTTTTACCAATGATATTGGACTCATTGCCATTATTGAAAATGGACAATTATTAGGGTTTAATGTTTCTGTTGGTGGTGGGCTTGGAACCACTCATGGTAACCCCGATACGTACCCAAGAGTGGGAACTGTGTTTGGATTTATTCCCAAAAAAGACATTCTAAAAGTAGTGTATGAGATTGTCACTGTCCAAAGAGATTTTGGAAACAGAGAAGATCGTAAACTTTCTCGATTGAAATACACCTTGGACAGGTTAGGTGTTGAATTCTACAAGCGAGAAGTAGAAAAACGCGCAGGGATAAGTTTTGAACCAACAAAGGATTTCCAATTCACACAAAGATCCGATGATTTTGGTTGGAAACAAGATGCAGCTGGAAATTGGCATTATACAGTATTTGTGGAAAATGGCCGAGTTTGTGACGAACATGGTTATAATCTTAAAACTGCACTTCTAGAAGTTTCGAAAACAAGAAGAGCAACCTTTCGGTTTACATGTAACCAAAACTTAATTCTATCAGATATCTTTCCGAAAGACAAAGACTTAATTGAATCAATTTTAGTGAAGTTTGGTGTTCATAGAAAAACTACAGAAGTTTCTCCTATTAGAAAAAATTCCATCGCTTGTGTGGCACTAAACACTTGTTCTTTGGCACTTGCTGAGGCTCAAAGATACCTTCCCAGTTTAATTGATAAAATGGAACCAATCCTTTCTAAACATGGACTTGCGGACGAGCCAATATCGATTCGTATGACAGGTTGCCCGAACGGATGTGCAAGACCCTATATCTCTGAGATTGGACTTGTGGGTACATCGTATGGTAAATACAATCTCCATTTAGGCGCTGATGCCGAAGGTTATAGGCTCAATCAAAAATACAAAGAAGATTTAGATGAATCTGCAATCTTGCAAGAGTTAGATGGCTTATTTGGTAAATTTTCCAAGGAACGAAATGGAAAAGAATCCTTTGGAGATTTTATCAATCGAAGTGGAATTTTGAAAAGAGTTTAG